The Heptranchias perlo isolate sHepPer1 unplaced genomic scaffold, sHepPer1.hap1 HAP1_SCAFFOLD_44, whole genome shotgun sequence genome includes a window with the following:
- the LOC137312933 gene encoding probable G-protein coupled receptor 139 produces the protein MGHKLRTVDWNVKTMGHNLVTIDWNVTTMGRSFSWDFDYLSANYDRLRLAVRIYLALRIIQRIYYPILAVAGVPVNLVTIVILSRGKCGLSKCVTRYLVAMAAADLLVVIIDLILRQIPIAYYELLLLLDNIPVCNIHAVLLYAATDCSVWFTVTFTFDRLVAICCQKLKTKYCTEKTAAVVLGTVTVLSCLKDITWYFMLSRWYTLGNVPWFCTVEGSVNDWRVWGAIEIFHYILTPGVPFLLILLLNVLIVKHIVASNRARRRLRDHSSEESPSDPEITSRRKSIILLFVISGNFILLWSMFTLYSIWMRVLGFTDRNVIPPIFLMELGFMLQLLSCCTNTCIYAVTQTKFREQLKNLLKYPFSLIVKTIK, from the exons ATGGGCCATAAACTGAGGACAGTAGATTGGAATGTTAAAACAATGGGTCATAATCTGgttacaatagattggaatgttacaacaatgggcaggAGTTTCTCCTGGGACTTTGATTATCTTTCTGCTAATTATGATAGACTAAGATTAGCTGTTCGGATATACTTGGCACTTCGGATTATACAAAGgatttactatcccatcctcgctgttGCAGGTGTTCCTG ttaacttagtgacaattgtgatcctgtcccgaggaaagtgcggcctctccaaatgtgtcactcgctacctggtggccatggcagcggcggatctattggtcgttatcatcgatctgatttTGAGGCAGATTCCCATTGCTTATTACGAACTATTACTTTTACTCGATAacatccccgtgtgtaatatccacgccgtcctgctttatgcagccacagactgttctgtctggttcaccgtcactttcacctttgatcgattggtcgccatttgttgccagaaactgaaaactaaatattgcaccgagaaaacggcggctgtggttctgggaacagtgactgtgctgagctgtttaaaggacatcacctggtactttatgttatcGCGTTGGTATACTCTTGGCAACGTCCCCTGGTTTTGTACTGTCGAGGGCAGTGTTAACGATTGGCGGGTATGGGGAGCAATCGAAATTTTTCATTATATTCTAACCCCGGGGGTCCCATttcttctgattctgctgctcaatgttttaatcgTGAAACACATTGTCGCGtccaacagagcccgcaggagactccgggaccacagcagtgaagagagtcccagtgacccagaaattacgagtcgaaggaagtccattattttactgttcgtcatctcggggaatttcattctGTTATGGTCGATGTTTACGTTGTATTCTATATGGATGCGGGTGTTGGGTTTCACAGATCGGAATGTAATACCGCCTATCTTTCTCatggaactgggattcatgctccagctcctgagttgctgcacaaacacttgtatttatgctgtgacccagactaaattcagagagcagttgaagaatttgTTGAAATATCCCTTTTCTCTAATTGTTAAAACCATTAAATGA